Proteins encoded within one genomic window of Bradyrhizobium sp. AZCC 1719:
- a CDS encoding tetratricopeptide repeat protein codes for MRKSLLGVTVAALSLSASQPLLAQDDADQQLGQVHFETSCNEVAQRRFDRAMRYQHSYWYANAKEIFEEVIKADPTCAMGYWGIALTLMDNPHAAIPRPNLAPGLAAITKAKEIGAKTERERDYIDALMVMYADYDKIPHVQRMRALRDAQAKVAAKYPDDDEAQIAYAITLNTSADLNDKTYAQQAKGAAILEPMSVRLPQHPGVTHYLIHLYDYPATAQKGLDAANRYAKIAPAAPHAQHMPSHIYTRVGYWKESIASNVASVKAAKAEKSVGNYLHAQDYMVYAHLQLAQDQQARAVMNDMARETDFKATVAAADYALAASPARYAIERGDWDAASQLSVRPSGLNFAMAISHFARALGAARSGKPEAARADVQKLAELRDKLREAKDNYWSGIVDIQHQVAVAWVLHSEGKYDEALKAMSAAAEAEDKTEKHVITPGPLAPARELYGFMLLDRGMAKEALAAFEATKAKEPNRLQGYAGAAKAADTLGDKVVARDNYQQLVALTANADTERPDVAAAKKYLASN; via the coding sequence ATGCGGAAGTCCCTCCTCGGGGTTACCGTCGCAGCTCTTAGCCTATCGGCATCCCAGCCGCTGCTTGCGCAAGACGATGCGGATCAGCAGCTCGGTCAAGTGCATTTTGAAACCTCTTGCAACGAGGTGGCGCAGCGTCGCTTCGATCGTGCGATGCGCTATCAGCACTCCTATTGGTATGCCAACGCCAAAGAGATCTTTGAGGAGGTCATCAAGGCTGACCCCACATGTGCCATGGGATATTGGGGCATTGCGCTCACGCTGATGGACAACCCGCATGCCGCAATCCCGCGGCCGAATCTCGCGCCCGGCCTTGCCGCTATCACGAAGGCCAAGGAAATCGGGGCCAAGACCGAGCGCGAACGCGACTACATCGATGCCCTTATGGTGATGTACGCGGACTACGACAAAATTCCCCACGTCCAGCGCATGCGCGCCTTGCGGGATGCGCAAGCTAAAGTCGCAGCGAAATATCCTGATGACGACGAGGCTCAGATCGCCTACGCCATCACGCTCAACACGTCGGCGGACCTGAACGACAAGACATACGCCCAGCAGGCCAAGGGCGCCGCAATTCTTGAGCCAATGTCCGTGCGGCTGCCGCAGCATCCGGGCGTAACGCACTACCTGATCCATCTCTACGACTATCCGGCGACCGCACAAAAAGGTCTCGACGCCGCCAACCGGTACGCCAAGATCGCGCCGGCAGCGCCGCACGCCCAGCACATGCCGTCGCACATCTACACCCGCGTCGGCTACTGGAAGGAATCGATCGCCTCCAACGTCGCCTCCGTAAAGGCGGCCAAGGCCGAGAAGTCGGTCGGCAATTATCTGCACGCGCAGGACTATATGGTTTACGCCCACCTTCAACTTGCCCAAGATCAGCAGGCGCGCGCCGTCATGAACGACATGGCAAGAGAGACCGACTTCAAGGCCACGGTCGCGGCGGCCGACTACGCGCTGGCGGCGTCGCCAGCTCGTTATGCGATCGAGCGCGGGGACTGGGACGCCGCCTCGCAACTGTCTGTCAGGCCGAGCGGCTTGAACTTCGCGATGGCCATCTCGCACTTCGCCCGCGCGCTCGGCGCCGCGCGCTCTGGCAAGCCGGAGGCCGCGAGGGCCGACGTCCAAAAGCTCGCAGAATTGCGCGACAAGTTGCGCGAAGCCAAGGATAATTATTGGTCGGGGATCGTCGATATCCAGCATCAGGTGGCTGTTGCCTGGGTGCTTCACTCCGAGGGCAAATACGACGAAGCGCTCAAGGCCATGAGCGCTGCAGCCGAGGCCGAGGACAAGACCGAAAAGCATGTGATCACGCCAGGCCCGCTGGCGCCGGCGCGCGAGCTTTACGGCTTCATGCTGCTCGATCGCGGCATGGCCAAGGAGGCGCTTGCGGCCTTCGAGGCCACCAAGGCCAAGGAGCCGAACCGTCTCCAAGGCTACGCTGGCGCCGCCAAGGCCGCCGATACGCTCGGTGACAAGGTTGTGGCGCGAGACAACTATCAGCAACTCGTGGCGCTGACGGCGAATGCCGACACGGAACGGCCAGACGTCGCGGCGGCGAAGAAGTATCTCGCCAGCAACTAG
- the queF gene encoding preQ(1) synthase, which translates to MAKKSVQKSLPKSLQLGRAVEWPDSPEKAQLDRVPNPQAGTNYLVRFTAPEFTSICPVTGQPDFAHLVIDYVPGQWLLESKSLKLYVASFRNHGAFHEDCTVMIGKRIAAEIKPKFLRIGGYWYPRGGIPIDVFWQTGKMPKDVWVPDQGVAPYRGRG; encoded by the coding sequence ATGGCCAAGAAATCAGTACAGAAATCATTGCCCAAATCATTGCAGCTCGGCCGCGCCGTGGAATGGCCTGATAGCCCGGAAAAGGCGCAACTCGACCGCGTGCCCAATCCGCAAGCAGGCACCAATTATCTGGTTCGCTTCACCGCACCGGAATTCACCTCGATTTGCCCCGTGACTGGCCAGCCGGATTTCGCGCATCTCGTGATCGACTACGTGCCGGGGCAATGGCTGCTGGAATCCAAATCGCTAAAACTCTATGTCGCGAGCTTTCGCAATCACGGCGCCTTCCACGAGGACTGCACGGTTATGATCGGCAAGCGGATCGCCGCCGAGATCAAGCCGAAATTCTTACGCATCGGCGGCTACTGGTATCCGCGCGGCGGCATCCCGATCGACGTGTTCTGGCAGACGGGCAAGATGCCCAAGGACGTGTGGGTGCCCGATCAGGGCGTCGCGCCCTATCGCGGGCGCGGCTAG
- a CDS encoding c-type cytochrome, which yields MRLFVVLSLLSLLLPAPANAAEDGARAFTPCRACHSLDPAERGMPGPNLSGVIGRGVAGNADFDYSPVLRKARDDGLRWDPQRLETFLADPEGMFPGLWMSMRGIEDAAERQALVRFLGDPASR from the coding sequence GTGAGGCTCTTCGTCGTCCTGTCGCTGTTATCCCTTCTTCTGCCCGCTCCCGCCAATGCGGCGGAAGACGGCGCGCGGGCATTCACGCCCTGCCGCGCCTGCCATAGCCTCGATCCCGCGGAGCGTGGCATGCCCGGCCCCAACCTGTCAGGCGTGATCGGACGCGGCGTGGCGGGTAACGCTGATTTCGATTACTCCCCTGTGCTGCGCAAAGCGCGCGACGACGGGCTGCGCTGGGACCCACAACGCCTCGAGACCTTCCTTGCTGATCCGGAGGGTATGTTTCCAGGATTATGGATGTCGATGCGCGGAATCGAGGACGCCGCGGAACGACAGGCGCTGGTGCGGTTTCTTGGCGACCCAGCCTCACGCTAG
- a CDS encoding Vgb family protein has product MNRRQFLKNTTAGIFAAPTLLRAAAAQEGPFRVKYYPIDGGVGLHDVTPARDGAIWFTGQRNGTLGRLDPRDGAFKLINLGKGASPHGVVIGPDGAPWVTEGGQNAIARVDPGDHKVTLFRLPEKEAYANLNTGVFDKSGIYWFTGQSGIYGRLDPKSGEMTVFKAPRGVGPYGITVTPKGEIWYASLAGNHIAKIDLASGQATIVEPSTPKQGARRVWSDSKSRIWVSEWNSGQVSVHDPADGSWKAWKLPGSNPRAYAVYVDDKDKVWLTDFGANAIVRFDPVTEKFNAFPSDKSGANVRQLDGRPGETWGAESGNGRLVVIQTAA; this is encoded by the coding sequence ATGAACCGCCGCCAGTTTCTTAAAAACACGACTGCTGGAATTTTCGCCGCCCCCACCCTGCTGCGCGCGGCCGCCGCGCAGGAAGGCCCGTTCCGGGTCAAATATTATCCGATCGATGGCGGCGTCGGCCTGCACGATGTCACGCCCGCGCGCGATGGCGCGATCTGGTTCACCGGTCAGCGCAATGGAACGCTGGGGCGATTAGACCCACGGGACGGCGCGTTCAAATTGATCAATCTCGGCAAGGGCGCATCGCCGCACGGCGTCGTGATCGGCCCCGACGGCGCGCCGTGGGTGACCGAGGGCGGACAGAACGCGATAGCGCGCGTCGACCCCGGCGACCACAAGGTGACGCTGTTCCGCCTGCCCGAAAAGGAGGCCTACGCCAACCTCAACACCGGTGTGTTCGACAAGAGTGGCATCTACTGGTTCACCGGCCAGTCCGGCATCTATGGCCGGCTCGATCCGAAATCGGGCGAAATGACCGTGTTCAAGGCGCCGCGCGGCGTCGGTCCTTACGGGATCACGGTCACCCCGAAGGGCGAGATCTGGTACGCCTCGCTCGCCGGCAATCACATTGCAAAGATCGATCTGGCGAGCGGCCAGGCGACCATCGTCGAACCGTCAACGCCAAAGCAGGGCGCGCGGCGGGTGTGGTCGGACTCCAAGAGCCGGATCTGGGTCAGCGAATGGAACAGCGGCCAAGTGTCGGTGCACGATCCCGCCGACGGCTCCTGGAAGGCCTGGAAGTTGCCCGGGAGCAATCCGCGGGCGTATGCCGTCTATGTCGACGACAAGGACAAAGTCTGGCTCACCGATTTCGGAGCAAACGCCATCGTGCGCTTTGATCCCGTAACCGAAAAATTCAACGCGTTCCCGAGCGACAAATCGGGTGCGAATGTGCGCCAGCTCGACGGCCGGCCCGGCGAGACCTGGGGCGCTGAATCCGGCAATGGCCGGCTGGTCGTGATACAGACGGCCGCGTGA
- the eno gene encoding phosphopyruvate hydratase, with protein sequence MTAIVDIIGREILDSRGNPTVEVDVVLEDGSIGRAAVPSGASTGAHEAVELRDGDKQRYLGKGVQKAVEAVNGEIFEALSDQAVEDQVHIDQIMIDLDGTPNKSRLGANAILGVSLACAKAAAESFDMPLYRYVGGTSARTLPVPMMNIINGGVHADNPIDFQEFMILPVGAASFAEALRCGSEIFHTLRSELKKAGHNTNVGDEGGFAPNLPSADAALEFVVSAIGKAGYKAGSDVMLGLDCAATEFFKDGNYVYGGENKTRSRSEQAKYLADLVSRYPIVTIEDGMSEDDMDGWKELTDLIGKKCQLVGDDLFVTNVTRLADGIKNGRANSILIKVNQIGTLTETLAAVELAHKCGYTSVMSHRSGETEDSTIADLAVATNCGQIKTGSLARSDRTAKYNQLLRIEQQLGNQAKYAGKSALKALA encoded by the coding sequence ATGACTGCCATCGTCGACATCATTGGCCGTGAAATTCTCGATAGCCGTGGCAACCCCACCGTTGAAGTCGATGTGGTGCTGGAAGACGGCTCGATCGGCCGCGCGGCTGTTCCCTCCGGCGCGTCCACCGGCGCCCATGAGGCGGTCGAACTGCGGGACGGCGACAAGCAGCGCTATCTCGGCAAGGGCGTGCAGAAGGCGGTGGAAGCCGTCAACGGCGAGATCTTCGAGGCACTCAGCGATCAGGCGGTCGAGGACCAGGTCCACATCGACCAGATCATGATCGATCTCGACGGCACGCCGAACAAGAGCCGGCTCGGGGCCAACGCCATCCTCGGCGTTTCGCTGGCCTGCGCCAAGGCGGCGGCCGAATCCTTCGACATGCCGCTCTATCGTTACGTCGGCGGCACCTCGGCGCGGACGCTGCCGGTGCCGATGATGAACATCATCAACGGCGGCGTGCATGCCGACAACCCGATCGACTTCCAGGAATTCATGATCCTTCCCGTGGGCGCCGCGAGCTTCGCCGAGGCGCTGCGCTGCGGCTCGGAAATCTTCCACACGCTGCGCAGCGAACTGAAGAAGGCCGGCCACAACACCAATGTCGGCGACGAGGGCGGCTTTGCGCCGAACCTGCCGTCGGCGGACGCAGCCCTCGAATTCGTGGTGAGCGCGATCGGCAAGGCCGGCTACAAGGCGGGCAGCGACGTCATGCTCGGCCTCGACTGCGCCGCCACCGAGTTCTTCAAGGACGGCAATTACGTCTACGGCGGCGAGAACAAGACCCGCTCGCGTTCCGAGCAGGCAAAATATCTCGCCGATCTCGTCTCTCGTTATCCGATCGTCACGATCGAGGACGGCATGTCAGAGGATGACATGGACGGCTGGAAGGAATTGACCGACCTGATCGGCAAGAAGTGCCAGCTCGTCGGCGACGACCTGTTCGTCACCAACGTCACCCGCCTTGCCGACGGCATCAAGAACGGCCGCGCCAATTCGATCCTGATCAAGGTCAACCAGATCGGCACACTGACGGAGACGCTCGCCGCCGTTGAGCTGGCGCACAAATGCGGCTACACGTCCGTGATGTCGCACCGTTCCGGCGAGACCGAAGATTCCACCATCGCCGATCTCGCGGTCGCCACCAATTGCGGCCAGATCAAAACCGGATCATTGGCCCGCTCCGACCGCACCGCCAAGTACAACCAGCTTCTGCGCATCGAGCAGCAACTCGGCAATCAGGCGAAATATGCCGGCAAATCGGCGCTGAAGGCCTTGGCGTAA
- a CDS encoding zinc-binding dehydrogenase — translation MSDGKSGLQLRSLLKKSGELELSLVDVPTPEPADDEVVVRVEATPINPSDLGLLIGPADMSTAKESGTKDAPMVTAKMPEAAMRMMAARLDQSLPVGNEGAGVVIRTGSSDAAKALMGKAVSMIGGAMYTQYRTIKVRDVMELPSGTTPADGASWFVNPLTALGMTETMRRENHKALVHTAAASNLGQMLNKICIKDGIGLVNIVRSKEQADILHKIGAKYVVDSTADTFMDDLTNALVETGATIAFDAIGGGKLASQILTCMEIAANKTAKEYSRYGSNVYKQVYIYGSLDNRPTELSRTFGLTWGVGGWLLTPFLQKIGPAEIGRLRQRVASELKTTFASHYTQEVSLQETLQLSNIAVYNKRSTGEKFLINPNKG, via the coding sequence ATGAGCGACGGCAAGAGCGGGCTTCAACTGCGTTCGCTGCTCAAGAAGAGCGGCGAACTCGAATTGTCGCTGGTCGATGTCCCGACGCCCGAGCCGGCCGACGACGAAGTCGTGGTCCGTGTCGAGGCGACCCCGATCAATCCGTCCGACCTTGGGCTGCTGATCGGTCCCGCCGACATGTCGACGGCGAAGGAGTCCGGCACCAAGGATGCGCCCATGGTCACGGCGAAGATGCCGGAAGCCGCGATGCGGATGATGGCGGCGCGGCTCGACCAGTCGCTCCCCGTCGGCAATGAAGGTGCCGGCGTGGTGATCAGGACCGGATCTTCGGACGCCGCGAAAGCGCTGATGGGCAAGGCGGTCTCGATGATCGGCGGCGCGATGTACACGCAGTATCGCACCATCAAGGTCAGGGACGTCATGGAGCTGCCGTCAGGCACAACGCCGGCCGACGGTGCATCATGGTTCGTCAATCCCTTGACCGCGCTCGGGATGACCGAAACGATGCGGCGCGAGAACCACAAGGCGCTGGTGCACACCGCGGCCGCCTCCAATCTCGGGCAGATGCTCAACAAGATCTGCATCAAGGACGGCATCGGCCTCGTCAATATCGTCCGCAGCAAGGAGCAGGCCGACATCCTGCACAAGATCGGCGCCAAATATGTCGTCGATTCCACCGCAGACACGTTCATGGACGATCTGACCAATGCCCTGGTGGAAACCGGCGCCACCATTGCGTTCGACGCCATCGGCGGCGGCAAGCTGGCGAGCCAGATCCTTACCTGCATGGAAATCGCGGCCAACAAGACCGCCAAGGAATACAGCCGCTACGGCTCGAACGTGTACAAGCAGGTCTATATCTACGGCAGCCTCGACAATCGTCCGACCGAGCTCAGCCGTACCTTCGGCCTGACCTGGGGCGTCGGCGGCTGGCTCTTGACGCCGTTCCTGCAGAAGATCGGCCCCGCCGAAATCGGCCGGCTGCGCCAGCGTGTCGCGTCCGAGCTCAAGACCACCTTTGCCAGCCACTACACGCAGGAAGTGTCGCTGCAGGAGACGCTGCAGCTTTCCAACATCGCCGTCTACAACAAGCGCTCCACCGGCGAGAAATTCCTGATCAATCCGAACAAGGGGTGA
- a CDS encoding NADPH-dependent FMN reductase, which yields MATHTIVTIVGSLRKESFSLKVANALAKLAPASLKLDVTTLHEISFFNQDLEAAPPADWLAFREKLQKSNGVLFVTPEYNRSIPGVLKNAIDVGSRPYGKSSFLGKPTGIVSNSPGALGGVNAAKHLQNILPGISGPILGQPEIYLNGIGDAFNEKGELVKEAVQKVLQQYINAFAAFIEKQNG from the coding sequence ATGGCCACCCATACCATCGTCACGATCGTCGGCTCTCTCCGCAAGGAGAGCTTTTCGCTCAAGGTCGCCAATGCGCTCGCCAAACTGGCGCCGGCTTCGCTCAAGCTCGACGTGACCACGCTGCATGAAATTTCCTTCTTCAACCAGGATCTGGAAGCTGCACCGCCGGCTGACTGGCTGGCGTTTCGCGAAAAGCTGCAGAAATCGAACGGCGTGCTGTTCGTGACGCCCGAATATAACCGCTCGATCCCAGGCGTCCTGAAGAACGCGATCGACGTCGGGTCGCGCCCCTATGGCAAGAGCTCGTTCCTCGGCAAGCCGACCGGCATCGTCAGCAACTCGCCCGGCGCGCTCGGCGGCGTCAACGCCGCCAAGCATTTGCAGAACATCCTGCCGGGTATTTCCGGTCCGATCCTCGGCCAGCCCGAAATCTACCTCAACGGCATCGGCGACGCTTTTAACGAAAAGGGCGAGCTCGTGAAGGAAGCGGTGCAGAAGGTGCTGCAGCAATACATCAACGCGTTTGCGGCTTTCATCGAGAAGCAGAACGGGTAA
- a CDS encoding FtsB family cell division protein, with protein sequence MVSRTRLKSILTGLALYTVAAMMVGYFGVNAYTGKYGLNARQELDQEIIALTSELARLKRERAEGEQRVSLLRSDRVDPDMLDERARFQLDYANPRDLVRTIKSN encoded by the coding sequence ATGGTCTCCCGTACCCGATTGAAATCCATCCTGACCGGGCTCGCCCTCTATACGGTGGCGGCGATGATGGTCGGCTATTTCGGCGTCAACGCTTACACCGGCAAATACGGTTTGAATGCGCGCCAGGAGCTCGATCAGGAAATCATTGCCCTGACTTCGGAATTGGCGCGGCTGAAGCGGGAGCGGGCAGAGGGCGAGCAGCGGGTATCGCTGCTGCGGTCCGACCGGGTCGATCCCGACATGCTGGATGAGCGCGCGCGCTTCCAGCTCGACTACGCCAATCCGCGCGATCTGGTCCGGACCATCAAGTCGAACTGA
- the pdhA gene encoding pyruvate dehydrogenase (acetyl-transferring) E1 component subunit alpha, whose translation MAAPKKSVTKESGQEKANGSPPEFTKAQELAALRDMLLIRRFEEKAGQLYGMGAIGGFCHLYIGQEAVVVGMQMALKKGDQVITGYRDHGHMLACGMDANGVMAELTGRRGGYSKGKGGSMHMFSMEKNFYGGHGIVGAQVSLGTGLAFANRYRGNDFVSVAYFGDGASNQGQVYESFNMAELWKLPVIYVIENNRYAMGTSVTRSSALTDFSKRGASFNIPGQQIDGMDVRAVKAAGDEAVAWCRAGKGPFILEMQTYRYRGHSMSDPAKYRTREEVEKIRTDQDPIEQVRNRLLAAKVSEQELKAIDAEVREIVNASADFAQRDPEPDPSELWTDVYR comes from the coding sequence ATGGCTGCACCCAAGAAAAGCGTCACGAAAGAATCAGGGCAGGAGAAGGCAAACGGGTCCCCACCGGAATTCACCAAGGCGCAGGAACTGGCCGCGCTGCGGGACATGCTCCTGATCCGCCGCTTCGAGGAAAAGGCCGGCCAGCTCTACGGCATGGGTGCGATCGGCGGCTTCTGCCATCTCTATATCGGCCAGGAAGCTGTGGTGGTCGGAATGCAGATGGCCCTGAAGAAGGGCGATCAGGTCATAACCGGATACCGTGACCACGGCCACATGCTGGCCTGCGGGATGGACGCCAACGGCGTCATGGCCGAACTCACCGGCCGCCGCGGCGGCTACTCCAAGGGCAAAGGCGGCTCCATGCACATGTTCAGCATGGAGAAGAATTTCTACGGCGGCCACGGTATCGTCGGCGCCCAGGTTTCGCTCGGGACCGGCCTTGCTTTCGCCAATCGCTATCGCGGCAATGATTTCGTCAGCGTCGCCTATTTCGGCGACGGCGCGTCCAATCAGGGCCAGGTCTACGAGAGCTTTAATATGGCGGAGCTGTGGAAGCTCCCGGTGATCTATGTGATCGAGAATAACCGCTACGCCATGGGCACATCGGTGACGCGCTCCTCGGCCCTGACCGATTTTTCCAAGCGCGGCGCCTCCTTCAACATTCCGGGCCAGCAGATCGACGGCATGGATGTACGCGCCGTGAAGGCCGCCGGGGACGAGGCGGTGGCCTGGTGCCGCGCCGGCAAGGGGCCGTTCATCCTGGAAATGCAGACCTACCGCTACCGCGGCCACTCGATGTCCGACCCGGCCAAATACCGGACCCGCGAAGAGGTCGAGAAGATCCGCACCGACCAGGACCCGATCGAGCAGGTGCGCAATCGCCTGCTGGCCGCCAAGGTCAGCGAGCAGGAGCTGAAGGCGATCGACGCCGAGGTCCGCGAGATCGTCAACGCATCCGCCGATTTCGCCCAGCGCGATCCCGAGCCCGATCCGTCCGAGCTCTGGACCGACGTCTACAGGTAA
- a CDS encoding pyruvate dehydrogenase complex E1 component subunit beta: MPIQVLMPALSPTMEKGNLAKWLKKEGETIKSGDVIAEIETDKATMEVEATDEGTLGKILIPEGTADVAVNTPIATILADGESAADLGKASAPAQAAKAAESAPPSEAKAEAPQPKAEKAPAAPPAAVAEPDPEVPAGTEMITQTIREALRDAMAEEMRRDPDVFIMGEEVAEYQGAYKVTQGLLQEFGARRVIDTPITEHGFAGVGVGAAMSGLKPVVEFMTFNFAMQAIDQIINSAAKTLYMSGGQMGCSIVFRGPNGAAARVAAQHSQDYSAWYSQIPGLKVIAPFSAADYKGLLKAAIRDANPVIFLENEVLYGHTGEVPKLDDYVIPIGKARIVRSGKDVTLISWSNGMTYALKAADELAKGGIEAEVIDLRTLRPMDTETIVNSVKKTGRAVTVEEGWQQSGVGAEIAARIMEHAFDYLDAPVARVSGKDVPMPYAANLEKLALPSVAEVVAAAKAVSYR, translated from the coding sequence ATGCCCATTCAAGTGCTGATGCCTGCGCTGTCGCCCACCATGGAGAAGGGCAATCTTGCGAAGTGGCTGAAGAAGGAAGGCGAGACGATCAAGTCGGGCGATGTCATCGCCGAGATCGAGACCGACAAGGCGACGATGGAAGTCGAGGCGACCGATGAGGGCACGCTCGGCAAGATATTGATCCCGGAAGGCACCGCCGACGTCGCCGTCAACACGCCGATCGCGACCATTCTGGCCGACGGCGAGAGCGCGGCCGACCTCGGCAAGGCGAGCGCGCCGGCGCAAGCGGCGAAGGCCGCGGAATCCGCGCCCCCCTCCGAAGCCAAAGCGGAGGCGCCGCAGCCCAAGGCCGAGAAGGCACCTGCCGCGCCGCCGGCCGCGGTCGCCGAGCCCGATCCGGAAGTCCCCGCCGGCACCGAGATGATCACCCAGACCATTCGCGAGGCACTGCGCGATGCGATGGCGGAAGAGATGCGGCGCGACCCCGACGTGTTCATCATGGGCGAAGAGGTCGCGGAATATCAGGGCGCCTACAAGGTGACCCAGGGGCTCTTGCAGGAATTCGGCGCGCGGCGCGTGATCGATACCCCGATCACCGAGCATGGCTTTGCCGGCGTCGGCGTTGGTGCTGCGATGTCGGGGCTGAAGCCGGTCGTCGAATTCATGACGTTCAATTTCGCCATGCAGGCGATCGACCAGATCATCAACTCCGCGGCCAAGACGCTGTACATGTCGGGCGGCCAGATGGGCTGCTCGATCGTCTTCCGCGGCCCGAACGGCGCCGCCGCCCGCGTCGCCGCCCAGCACAGCCAGGATTACTCGGCCTGGTACTCGCAAATTCCCGGGCTAAAGGTGATCGCGCCGTTCTCGGCGGCCGACTACAAGGGGCTGCTCAAGGCCGCGATCCGCGATGCCAACCCCGTCATCTTCCTCGAAAACGAAGTCCTGTACGGCCACACCGGCGAAGTGCCAAAGCTCGACGACTACGTGATCCCGATCGGCAAGGCGCGTATCGTTCGCTCGGGCAAGGATGTCACGCTGATCTCGTGGTCGAATGGCATGACCTACGCGCTGAAGGCGGCCGACGAGCTCGCGAAGGGAGGCATCGAGGCCGAGGTGATCGACCTGCGCACGCTGCGCCCGATGGACACCGAGACGATCGTCAACTCGGTAAAGAAGACCGGCCGCGCGGTGACGGTGGAAGAGGGCTGGCAGCAGTCCGGCGTCGGCGCAGAGATCGCCGCCCGCATCATGGAGCACGCCTTCGATTATCTCGATGCGCCGGTCGCGCGCGTATCCGGCAAGGACGTGCCGATGCCTTATGCCGCGAACCTCGAAAAGCTCGCATTGCCTTCCGTGGCCGAGGTGGTCGCGGCCGCCAAAGCCGTTTCTTATCGGTAA
- a CDS encoding DUF5076 domain-containing protein: MAGPNEQPLPPDVIGREDAVEVLRAFVVDGGLSIAFQRAFEEPDMWGLLLVDIARHAARAYARESGYTEDEALARIVEMFEAEINRPTDMGSTTPRSQQGH; this comes from the coding sequence ATGGCCGGTCCTAACGAACAACCGCTGCCGCCGGACGTGATCGGCCGCGAGGACGCCGTTGAAGTCCTGCGCGCCTTCGTCGTCGATGGTGGGCTCTCGATCGCGTTCCAGCGCGCCTTCGAGGAGCCTGACATGTGGGGCCTCTTGCTGGTCGATATCGCCCGCCACGCCGCCCGCGCCTATGCGCGCGAGAGCGGCTACACCGAGGACGAGGCGCTCGCGCGCATCGTCGAGATGTTCGAAGCCGAAATCAACCGGCCGACCGACATGGGCTCTACCACGCCCCGGTCGCAACAGGGTCACTGA